From the genome of Aspergillus chevalieri M1 DNA, chromosome 8, nearly complete sequence, one region includes:
- a CDS encoding proline iminopeptidase (COG:S;~EggNog:ENOG410PKK2;~InterPro:IPR002410,IPR000073,IPR029058;~MEROPS:MER0001367;~PFAM:PF00561;~go_function: GO:0008233 - peptidase activity [Evidence IEA];~go_process: GO:0006508 - proteolysis [Evidence IEA]), protein MNMAAKLVERNFHNVPGKLRVAELFFDVPLDYSKPTEGTLRLFARSARRLSNPTEPEKNGDKQLPWMVYLQGGPGMGCRPPQDYAWIGPVVDKGYQVLLLDQRGTGLSSTVTADTLARQGNAIRQAEYLKKFRADNIVRDCEAIRRCLMADYPEDKRKWSVIGQSFGGFCAVTYLSMFPDGLTEAFLCGGVPPNVNSPEAVYARTYEKVTERNKAYYAKYPEDAVRVKQIVQYLQENQVSVSSGTLTPARIQQLGIMFGMHGGLDSIHDLILRASNDLNIFGFLTRPTLNAIDGYGGFDNNVIYAVLHESIYCQGQASKWTADRQRAEIPYFQIYLNKNQIYFTGEMIYKDMFESYTELNQLREVADILASTDDWPALYDYNQLANNEVPVYAASYVDDMYVHLEHSDNMAQKIKNCKRFITNTMYHDALRSKSDELMRQLFALRDDSLD, encoded by the exons ATGAACATGGCTGCAAAATTAGTCGAACGAAATTTCCACAATGTCCCGG GAAAGCTTCGCGTGGCAGAGCTGTTCTTCGATGTTCCGCTCGACTACAGCAAGCCAACCGAGGGCACTCTAAGGCTCTTTGCGCGCAGTGCCCGTCGGTTGAGCAATCCAACCGAGCCTGAAAAGAATGGCGACAAACAATTGCCGTGGATGGTGTATCTTCAAGGTGGTCCGGGAATGGGATGTCGTCCCCCGCAGGACTACGCTTGGATTGGACCCGTTGTCGATAAAGGCTACCAG GTCCTGCTCTTGGACCAGCGCGGCACTGGACTCAGTTCAACCGTTACCGCGGACACGCTGGCTCGACAGGGAAACGCAATTAGGCAGGCTGAATACTTGAAGAAATTTCGAGCAGACAACATAGTTCGTGATTGTGAAGCTATCCGCCGGTGTCTGATGGCAGACTATCCTGAGGACAAGCGCAAATGGAGTGTTATCGGTCAGAGCTTTGGCGGGTTCTGCGCAGTGACTTATCTTTCCATGTT CCCAGATGGGTTGACTGAGGCTTTCCTTTGCGGCGGGGTCCCTCCAAATGTTAACAGTCCGGAAGCAGTCTACGCTCGCACTTACG AAAAGGTCACAGAGAGGAACAAAGCCTACTACGCGAAGTACCCGGAAGATGCTGTCCGAGTTAAGCAGATTGTTCAATACCTGCAGGAGAACCAAGTCTCCGTGTCTTCTGGAACACTCACGCCTGCGCGAATTCAGCAGCTTGGTATCATGTTTGGTATGCATG GTGGTCTGGATAGCATTCATG ATCTCATCCTGCGTGCTTCGAACGATCTGAACATATTTGGCTTTTTGACCCGTCCGACTCTCAATGCTATTGATGGATATGGTGGCTTTGATAACAATGTCATCTATGCTGTTCTCCATGAATCCATTTATTGCCAGGG ACAAGCCTCAAAATGGACAGCAGACAGACAGCGAGCCGAAATCCCATACTTCCAGATTTACCTGAACAAAAATCAAATTTATTTCACAGGCGAGATG ATCTACAAAGACATGTTCGAATCATACACCGAACTCAATCAGCTCAGAGAAGTCGCCGACATCCTTGCCTCCACAGACGACTGGCCTGCGCTCTACGACTACAATCAACTGGCGAACAACGAAGTCCCCGTCTATGCGGCCAGTTATGTGGATGATATGTACGTGCATCTTGAGCACTCAGATAACATGGCTCAAAAAATCAAGAATTGCAAGCGGTTCATCACAAACACTATGTATCATGATGCTTTGCGGAGCAAGTCGGATGAGCTCATGCGCCAGCTTTTTGCTTTGCGCGATGATTCACTTGATTAG
- a CDS encoding pyridoxal phosphate-dependent decarboxylase family protein (COG:E;~EggNog:ENOG410PK31;~InterPro:IPR015424,IPR002129,IPR015421;~PFAM:PF00282;~go_function: GO:0003824 - catalytic activity [Evidence IEA];~go_function: GO:0016831 - carboxy-lyase activity [Evidence IEA];~go_function: GO:0030170 - pyridoxal phosphate binding [Evidence IEA];~go_process: GO:0019752 - carboxylic acid metabolic process [Evidence IEA]), producing MVEKYGYTAQGGESLEILIQNAALSRQKSGVLPNEHDLEHARSSLPRTLSSDGVGYDKTIEHIIEDLVPAFNNSSLSSNYYGFVTGGVTPAALFADNIVSMFDQNVQVHLKEHSIATDIEYYALGLLVDLLRLDRQSWHNGTFTTGATASNILGLGCGREFALRTAGERKGASVTSIGEYGLFEVMQAAGLSGVQVLSTLPHSSLAKAAAVLGIGRVNVKNVPLEDNTLRFDMRQLETELTRPGKVSIVSVSCGEVNTGRFATNGIEDMQQLRRLCDTYGAWLHVDGAFGIQCRILDDSVEFASLKAGCEGIELADSIAGDGHKMLNVPYDCGFFLCRHGKEAANVFQNANAAYLAFGATQDIQSPLNIGIENSRRFRALPVYASLLSLGRTGYQDMLQRQIRLARRVAGWLFDHAEYTVFPETSSKDELLKHTYMVVLFCAKRDHLNRELSAKINATLKLFVSGTAWQGKPACRIAIATYMVDEERDFGLVTDVLDKIGAETKT from the coding sequence ATGGTCGAAAAGTATGGATATACTGCACAAGGAGGGGAAAGTCTCGAAATCCTCATACAGAACGCTGCACTGAGCCGTCAAAAGTCAGGGGTCCTGCCTAATGAACATGATCTGGAGCATGCTAGATCCTCTTTGCCACGTACTCTATCCTCTGATGGTGTAGGATACGACAAAACCATCGAGCATATCATAGAAGACCTCGTCCCAGCATTCAACAATAGCAGCCTCTCCTCCAATTACTACGGCTTCGTGACTGGCGGGGTTACCCCAGCAGCCTTGTTTGCCGACAATATCGTATCTATGTTCGACCAaaatgtacaagtacaccTCAAGGAACACTCGATTGCCACGGACATCGAGTACTATGCATTGGGATTGTTGGTTGACCTGCTACGCTTGGACCGGCAATCGTGGCATAATGGAACATTTACGACCGGTGCGACGGCGAGTAACATCCTGGGTTTGGGATGTGGACGCGAATTTGCTTTACGAACAGCCGGGGAGAGAAAAGGGGCTTCGGTTACGAGTATTGGAGAATATGGGCTGTTTGAAGTGATGCAGGCAGCTGGTCTCTCCGGGGTGCAGGTCCTTTCCACTCTACCTCATTCGTCACTTGCCAAAGCTGCGGCAGTACTGGGAATCGGACGTGTTAATGTCAAAAATGTGCCTCTGGAGGACAATACTTTGCGATTCGATATGAGACAGCTCGAGACCGAGCTGACAAGGCCTGGTAAAGTCAGTATCGTCTCCGTGTCTTGCGGCGAAGTCAATACTGGACGGTTTGCGACGAATGGCATTGAAGACATGCAGCAGCTGCGCAGACTCTGCGATACGTACGGAGCCTGGTTGcatgtggatggggcctttGGTATCCAATGCCGAATCCTCGATGATAGCGTTGAGTTTGCTTCGCTCAAGGCCGGATGTGAGGGAATCGAACTCGCGGACTCTATTGCCGGGGACGGTCACAAAATGCTCAATGTACCCTATGATTGTGGCTTTTTCCTTTGCCGTCATGGAAAGGAGGCCGCGAATGTATTCCAGAATGCGAATGCGGCCTATCTTGCGTTTGGTGCTACGCAGGATATCCAGTCTCCTCTGAATATCGGGATCGAGAACTCCAGAAGATTCCGGGCGTTGCCGGTCTATGCATCCCTTCTATCACTTGGGCGCACCGGCTATCAGGACATGCTGCAGAGGCAAATTCGTCTGGCCAGGAGAGTAGCGGGATGGTTGTTTGACCATGCCGAGTATACCGTATTTCCGGAGACAAGCAGTAAGGACGAACTGCTGAAACATACGtatatggttgtgttgtTTTGCGCTAAACGAGACCATCTGAACCGTGAGCTCAGCGCTAAAATTAATGCGACCTTGAAGCTTTTTGTGTCTGGGACTGCTTGGCAAGGAAAGCCGGCTTGTCGGATTGCTATTGCAACCTACATGGTCGATGAGGAGAGGGACTTCGGTCTCGTAACCGACGTTCTGGACAAGATCGGTGCAGAAACCAAGACTTGA